The following coding sequences are from one Marinitoga litoralis window:
- a CDS encoding pyridoxal-phosphate-dependent aminotransferase family protein: MAKMIRKNYLLAPGPTPVPIDLLLEGAKDTIHHRTPQYLEIQKIALEGAKYIFRTENPVYVLSSSGTGAMETAVANTLNPGDKAIVVVSGKFGERWMEICKAYGVDPIVVDLEWGDYVRPETIKELLENNPDTKAVFTTLSETSTGTVHPIKEIAEIVKDTNAIIVVDAISGMLAQPLEMDNWNLDIVVTGVQKGFMMPPGIALIGVSEKAWKVIDENKNHHYYFDLKAYKKKYPDSPYTPPVNLVYQLAKSVQMIQEEGIENVWERHRIMAEATRAAVKAMGLELFAKNPGNVLTSIKVPEGVDGGKILKYLRDEEGVTFAGGQDHLKGKIIRIAHLGYMSKYDVIVGISALEMALKKFGYDVELGSGVRAAQEVFMKEGV, from the coding sequence ATGGCAAAGATGATTAGAAAGAATTATTTATTAGCACCAGGTCCAACACCTGTACCAATTGACTTATTATTAGAAGGAGCAAAAGACACAATTCATCACAGAACACCTCAATATTTAGAAATTCAAAAAATTGCTTTAGAAGGAGCAAAATATATATTTAGAACAGAAAATCCTGTATATGTTTTATCTTCATCAGGAACAGGTGCAATGGAAACAGCAGTTGCTAACACTTTGAATCCAGGAGATAAAGCGATTGTTGTAGTATCTGGAAAATTTGGAGAAAGATGGATGGAAATATGTAAAGCATATGGAGTAGACCCAATTGTAGTAGACTTAGAATGGGGAGATTATGTAAGACCAGAAACAATTAAAGAATTATTAGAAAATAATCCTGATACAAAAGCAGTATTTACAACATTAAGTGAAACATCTACAGGTACTGTTCATCCTATAAAAGAAATTGCTGAAATTGTTAAAGACACAAATGCTATTATTGTAGTTGATGCTATTAGTGGTATGTTAGCTCAACCTTTAGAAATGGATAATTGGAATTTAGATATTGTTGTAACTGGAGTACAAAAAGGATTTATGATGCCTCCAGGTATTGCTTTAATAGGAGTAAGTGAAAAAGCATGGAAAGTTATAGATGAAAATAAAAATCATCATTATTACTTTGATTTAAAGGCATATAAGAAAAAATATCCAGACTCTCCATATACTCCACCTGTTAATTTAGTATATCAATTAGCAAAATCTGTACAAATGATACAAGAAGAAGGAATTGAAAATGTTTGGGAAAGACATAGAATAATGGCAGAAGCTACAAGAGCTGCAGTAAAGGCTATGGGATTAGAATTATTTGCTAAAAATCCAGGAAATGTTTTAACATCTATAAAAGTACCTGAAGGTGTAGATGGAGGAAAAATTTTAAAATACTTAAGAGATGAAGAAGGAGTAACATTTGCTGGAGGTCAAGATCATTTAAAAGGAAAAATAATAAGAATTGCACATTTAGGTTATATGTCCAAATATGATGTAATAGTAGGAATTAGTGCTTTAGAAATGGCATTAAAGAAATTTGGTTATGATGTTGAATTAGGTTCAGGCGTTAGAGCAGCTCAAGAAGTATTTATGAAAGAAGGTGTTTAA
- a CDS encoding D-2-hydroxyacid dehydrogenase — protein MWIHINDPLDAEATEKLKNALPNAKITIEHYEKDVLKEKVKDFDVLVVRSATKATREIIENGNNLKLIARAGMGLDNVDLEAAKEKGIKVINTPGANSLSVAELVVGYILAIYRNIVTGTVTLREGKWEKKSLKGYELTGKTLGIIGFGNIGKLVRKLVTGFDMEVLVFDVFEIPEEVQKEHNVKQVSLEDVIKNSDIITLHVPLTDKTKHLISEKEFEMMKDNAIIINAARGGVVDEEALLKYLENGKILGAGLDVFETEPPTTEIQMKLLNHPKVVATPHIGATTKEAQKRVGLELVDKIIEFVKNA, from the coding sequence ATGTGGATACATATTAATGATCCTTTAGATGCAGAAGCAACAGAAAAATTAAAAAATGCTTTACCAAATGCAAAAATTACAATAGAGCATTATGAAAAAGATGTTTTAAAAGAAAAAGTTAAAGATTTTGATGTTTTAGTTGTTAGAAGTGCAACTAAAGCTACAAGAGAAATAATTGAAAATGGAAATAATTTAAAATTAATCGCTCGTGCAGGTATGGGATTAGATAATGTAGATTTAGAAGCAGCAAAAGAAAAAGGGATAAAAGTTATAAATACTCCAGGTGCAAATTCTCTTTCTGTTGCTGAATTAGTTGTTGGATATATTTTAGCAATATATAGAAATATAGTTACAGGTACTGTAACTTTAAGAGAAGGAAAGTGGGAAAAGAAAAGTTTAAAAGGTTATGAATTAACAGGAAAAACTTTAGGTATTATTGGTTTTGGAAATATTGGTAAATTAGTAAGAAAATTAGTTACAGGTTTTGATATGGAAGTTTTAGTTTTTGATGTTTTTGAAATTCCAGAAGAAGTTCAAAAAGAACATAATGTAAAACAAGTTTCCTTAGAAGACGTAATAAAAAATTCTGATATTATTACTTTACATGTTCCTCTAACTGATAAAACAAAACACTTAATTTCCGAAAAAGAATTTGAAATGATGAAAGATAATGCTATTATTATTAATGCTGCACGTGGCGGAGTAGTTGATGAAGAAGCGTTATTAAAATATTTAGAAAATGGAAAGATTTTGGGAGCAGGATTAGATGTTTTTGAAACAGAACCACCAACAACTGAAATACAAATGAAATTATTGAATCATCCAAAGGTTGTTGCAACACCACATATAGGAGCTACAACAAAAGAAGCACAAAAAAGAGTAGGGTTAGAATTGGTAGATAAGATAATAGAATTTGTTAAGAATGCCTAA
- a CDS encoding 4Fe-4S domain-containing protein, with protein sequence MKVFVDQDACIGCGVCENLCPDVFKINDEGKAEAVVAETDLPCAQDAADSCPTQAISVE encoded by the coding sequence GTGAAAGTATTTGTAGATCAAGACGCATGTATCGGATGTGGAGTATGTGAAAATTTATGTCCAGACGTATTTAAAATCAATGATGAAGGTAAAGCAGAAGCAGTAGTAGCTGAAACAGATTTACCTTGTGCACAAGATGCAGCAGATTCTTGTCCAACACAAGCTATTTCAGTAGAATAA